The following are from one region of the Takifugu rubripes chromosome 16, fTakRub1.2, whole genome shotgun sequence genome:
- the LOC105417527 gene encoding uncharacterized protein isoform X1, whose product MKTAALIIRLIFVWWFQLRKCSAQGLSQTAVQSKCRDRYLWIHVVSGRTPRFEAVDDHGVHSISVQLASQCGYTIRTSKMDGFTILRASYYSCFTQNQNDEVFTFRFNVMVRDAHGHWTNQPVSAVCSGFTLSDREIICEEDYMEVNVNRQSTCEGGDAGQTWQAAFAEAQRMASSVWQLMFLRGDEQVYSMSVSEAKKLGYSLTASAQRLVLRAQYNQPQAEIKMIEEVPVEVIRVSLFFKKKLMVLMIDMSMACAVNSGSFKDGWLLLEVPQVMSPLVGEGVDYQSNSIRLGVDGMLLEESLAAARGIHVVQHGQKIQIGVPFGTEGGYRKSLVVKNSYKETYMIFLLYEHIFSMLYEDGSSIDTRHRLLRKLGTPLICHIPFTINQTVADNQVFSVYLGNIPVDVVLEDLWINGKQLQMSEKLGYSIKYSVHNNGSKAYQLQLPFKDSVVQQMYLGEGVVQYSIDINFTLTIMPQRESYYHQTTITARVFNAFPPEITAQCLDRAIVFSVAGSSQTLWEIGVDKTPLTSELAVQRGYLLSVQNQKTVLEIPLFSIGYTYEEINLSNFYATFELLLRDPKSLAVQTSTSKRCLFKTQDMMVCSTDGTMTVVAALSSTWPSVKPERTTLLDPACVPKQTDGSRVLFEFKVDSCGTRNTVGDTYMVYENEIFHNRQLIPDGPNFISRDSNFKLTVRCFYLLSGVNRLSVDRTFRSEAPGFGLVDVFKSLKDPGNRPAAEGCVMENTVNFPSHRVHQTTASGGVGHQSSHRGDPDRQKASQPSTNYLRHPEASGIETHQVASEASSGLYNFHNREQQAAGLSARDHSHSIPPGYDHRVDISLQLSNLSTQNLNFVVRGENMDLTDATLAIDSGSSKVPSHPVIGQLKIDSGQSEASRLLGPTRQVKNIWHSGPNNPSSVSPGHKQHQDPQGLKLDLGMKTQNLQKRLDMEFSLFGSPDDGNHLNSEGTRGLQHQYMPLHFPAQAQHSPGQSGKRETYPSGKPQPTTLQGKLDPLRFASREQVSSARSQSEQSLERPGSTEWRKTNALYSKVHNVRVKPPSRFVSSVNTLRQKPMVQPLNSASTVLSSQEHVANGVWEGKQVQTTDLDQTSTTVSPNQQMPLHNPVHSPSSQSLFYQLAGTKYDSALKNVQAAATPQVGARPPSFRTETNGPTFGKGR is encoded by the exons ATGAAGACGGCTGCTCTAATAATCAG ACTCATCTTTGTCTGGTGGTTCCAGCTCAGGAAGTGCTCAGCTCAAG GTTTGTCACAAACGGCTGTTCAGTCAAAGTGTCGCGACCGTTACTTGTGGATCCACGTGGTCTCAGGACGGACTCCTCGCTTTGAGGCTGTAG ATGACCATGGCGTCCACTCTATCAGTGTGCAGCTGGCCTCACAATGTGGTTACACAATCCGCACCTCTAAAATGGATGGTTTCACCATCTTGAGAGCTTCATACTACTCCTGCTTCACTCAGAATCAG AACGACGAGGTGTTCACCTTCAGATTTAATGTCATGGTGCGTGATGCTCATGGCCACTGGACCAACCAGCCCGTGTCTGCAGTCTGTTCAGGTTTCACTTTATCAGACCGGGAGATCATCTGTGAGGAGGACTACATGGAG GTCAACGTGAACCGACAGTCCACGTGTGAAGGTGGAGATGCTGGACAAACGTGGCAGGCCGCATTTGCTGAG GCCCAGCGGATGGCGAGTTCTGTGTGGCAGCTGATGTTCTTGCGCGGGGACGAACAGGTTTACTCGATGTCTGTTAGTGAAGCCAAGAAACTGGGTTACAGTCTGACAGCCTCGGCCCAGAGGTTGGTGCTTCGAGCCCAGTACAATCAGCCGCAGGCAGAGATCAAAATG ATAGAAGAGGTCCCGGTGGAGGTCATCCGggtttctctgtttttcaaGAAGAAGCTGATGGTACTGATGATTGACATGTCCATGGCGTGCGCTGTCA ATTCGGGCTCTTTCAAAGATGGCTGGCTGCTTTTGGAGGTTCCTCAGGTTATGAGCCCGCTGGTTGGGGAGGGAGTGGACTATCAAAGCAACAGCATCAGGCTGGGGGTGGATGGGATGCTGCTTGAAGAATCCTTGGCTGCAGCCAGGGGCATCCATGTGGTTCAACACGGACAAAAGATCCAGATCGGGGTTCCTTTTGGGACAGAAGGGGGTTACAGGAAG AGTCTGGTGGTAAAGAACTCCTACAAAGAGACTTATATGATCTTCCTGCTGTACGAACACATCTTCTCAATGCTGTATGAAGATGGTAGTAGCATCGACACGAGACACCGCCTGCTAAGAAAGCTGGGCACGCCCCTGATCTGCCATATACCCTTCACTATTAACC AAACTGTTGCTGACAACCAGGTGTTTAGCGTCTACCTGGGAAATATCCCAGTTGATGTCGTACTAGAGGACCTCTGGATCAATGGGAAGCAGCTACAGATGTCTGAAAAACTCGGCTACAGCATCAAATATTCTGTCCACAACAATGGCAGCAAAGCTTATCAGCTCCAGCTGCCTTTCAAAGACTCGGTTGTCCAACAGATG TACCTGGGTGAAGGTGTGGTGCAATACTCCATAGATATAAACTTCACTTTAACCATCATGCCTCAGAGGGAGTCGTACTACCACCAAACCACCATCACAGCACGGGTCTTCAACGCCt TCCCTCCAGAGATCACAGCTCAGTGTCTGGACAGAGCAATTGTCTTCAGTGTGGCGGGATCATCTCAGACTTTGTGGGAGATCGGGGTTGACAAGACGCCCCTCACCAGTGAGCTGGCTGTCCAAAGAGGGTATCTTCTCTCTGTTCAAAACCAAAAGACTGTTCTGGAAATACCCCTGTTCTCCATTGGATATACCTATGAA GAAATCAACCTGTCAAACTTTTATGCCACATTTGAACTACTTCTGAGGGATCCCAAAAGTCTGGCGGTCCAAACATCCACATCCAAACGCTGCCTCTTCAAAACCCAGGACATGATGG TCTGTTCTACAGATGGAACCATGACTGTGgttgcagctctgtcctcaacCTGGCCTTCAGTAAAACCTGAAAGAACCACCCTTTTGGATCCCGCCTGTGTGCCCAAGCAGACTGATGGATCTAGAGTCTTGTTTGAGTTCAAAGTGGACTCTTGTGGGACCAGAAACACG GTCGGGGACACCTACATGGTTTATGAGAACGAGATCTTCCATAACAGGCAGCTGATACCAGATGGACCAAACTTTATTTCCAGAGATTCCAATTTCAA GTTGACGGTGAGGTGTTTCTATCTGCTGAGTGGAGTCAACAGACTGTCTGTGGACAGAACCTTCAGATCGGAGGCTCCTGGATTTGGATTAGTCGACGTCTTCAAGAGTCTTAAAG ATCCAGGGAATCGACCTGCAGCTGAAGGGTGTGTGATGGAGAATACTGTCAATTTCCCCTCCCACAGAGTCCATCAAACCACAGCGTCTGGGGGAGTTGGGCACCAGTCCAGTCATCGCGGAGACCCAGACAGACAAAAGGCTTCACAGCCCTCCACAAACTATCTGCGCCATCCTGAAGCTTCTGGAATTGAAACCCACCAAGTTGCTTCAGAGGCTTCATCTGGTCTTTACAACTTCCACAATCGGGAACAACAAGCAGCTGGCCTCTCTGCTCGTGACCATTCCCACAGTATTCCTCCTGGATATGACCACCGGGTGGACATAAGCCTCCAGCTGTCAAATCTTAGCACACAGAACTTAAACTTTGTAGTTCGTGGTGAGAATATGGACTTAACTGATGCCACCCTAGCCATAGATTCAGGTTCTAGCAAGGTGCCTAGCCATCCAGTTATTGGACAATTGAAAATTGACTCGGGACAGTCTGAGGCGTCAAGGCTTCTTGGTCCAACCAGACAGGTTAAAAATATCTGGCACTCTGGCCCCAATAACCCCTCCTCTGTTAGTCCAGGCCATAAACAACATCAAGACCCACAGGGTCTAAAATTAGACCTTGGAATGAAAACGCAAAACTTACAAAAAAGACTTGATATGGAGTTCAGTCTCTTTGGGTCGCCTGATGATGGGAACCACTTGAACAGTGAAGGGACTCGTGGCCTTCAGCATCAGTATATGCCTCTTCACTTCCCTGCGCAAGCTCAGCACAGTCCAGGTCAGTCTGGCAAACGTGAGACCTACCCTTCTGGTAAGCCCCAACCTACAACACTACAAGGTAAATTGGACCCACTGAGGTTTGCCAGCCGTGAACAGGTGTCTTCTGCAAGGAGTCAAAGTGAGCAGAGCCTGGAAAGACCAGGGTCCACTGAATGGAGAAAGACTAATGCGCTTTATTCAAAGGTGCACAATGTCAGAGTCAAACCGCCAAGCAGATTTGTTTCTTCCGTTAATACACTCCGACAGAAACCGATGGTTCAGCCCCTGAACTCTGCATCCACAGTTTTAAGCAGCCAGGAACACGTGGCTAATGGGGTCTGGGAGGGGAAACAAGTTCAAACCACTGACTTGGATCAAACGTCAACCACTGTGTCCCCAAACCAGCAAATGCCCCTTCACAACCCAGTGCATTCTCCTTCAAGCCAGAGCCTCTTCTATCAGCTGGCTGGGACAAAATACGATTCTGCGCTGAAAAATGTCCAGGCAGCAG CAACACCACAGGTCGGAGCGAGACCCCCAAGCTTCAGAACGGAGACCAACGGTCCCACTTTCGGAAAAG GAAGGTGA
- the LOC105417527 gene encoding uncharacterized protein isoform X2 — MKTAALIIRLIFVWWFQLRKCSAQGLSQTAVQSKCRDRYLWIHVVSGRTPRFEAVDDHGVHSISVQLASQCGYTIRTSKMDGFTILRASYYSCFTQNQNDEVFTFRFNVMVRDAHGHWTNQPVSAVCSGFTLSDREIICEEDYMEVNVNRQSTCEGGDAGQTWQAAFAEAQRMASSVWQLMFLRGDEQVYSMSVSEAKKLGYSLTASAQRLVLRAQYNQPQAEIKMIEEVPVEVIRVSLFFKKKLMVLMIDMSMACAVNSGSFKDGWLLLEVPQVMSPLVGEGVDYQSNSIRLGVDGMLLEESLAAARGIHVVQHGQKIQIGVPFGTEGGYRKSLVVKNSYKETYMIFLLYEHIFSMLYEDGSSIDTRHRLLRKLGTPLICHIPFTINQTVADNQVFSVYLGNIPVDVVLEDLWINGKQLQMSEKLGYSIKYSVHNNGSKAYQLQLPFKDSVVQQMYLGEGVVQYSIDINFTLTIMPQRESYYHQTTITARVFNA; from the exons ATGAAGACGGCTGCTCTAATAATCAG ACTCATCTTTGTCTGGTGGTTCCAGCTCAGGAAGTGCTCAGCTCAAG GTTTGTCACAAACGGCTGTTCAGTCAAAGTGTCGCGACCGTTACTTGTGGATCCACGTGGTCTCAGGACGGACTCCTCGCTTTGAGGCTGTAG ATGACCATGGCGTCCACTCTATCAGTGTGCAGCTGGCCTCACAATGTGGTTACACAATCCGCACCTCTAAAATGGATGGTTTCACCATCTTGAGAGCTTCATACTACTCCTGCTTCACTCAGAATCAG AACGACGAGGTGTTCACCTTCAGATTTAATGTCATGGTGCGTGATGCTCATGGCCACTGGACCAACCAGCCCGTGTCTGCAGTCTGTTCAGGTTTCACTTTATCAGACCGGGAGATCATCTGTGAGGAGGACTACATGGAG GTCAACGTGAACCGACAGTCCACGTGTGAAGGTGGAGATGCTGGACAAACGTGGCAGGCCGCATTTGCTGAG GCCCAGCGGATGGCGAGTTCTGTGTGGCAGCTGATGTTCTTGCGCGGGGACGAACAGGTTTACTCGATGTCTGTTAGTGAAGCCAAGAAACTGGGTTACAGTCTGACAGCCTCGGCCCAGAGGTTGGTGCTTCGAGCCCAGTACAATCAGCCGCAGGCAGAGATCAAAATG ATAGAAGAGGTCCCGGTGGAGGTCATCCGggtttctctgtttttcaaGAAGAAGCTGATGGTACTGATGATTGACATGTCCATGGCGTGCGCTGTCA ATTCGGGCTCTTTCAAAGATGGCTGGCTGCTTTTGGAGGTTCCTCAGGTTATGAGCCCGCTGGTTGGGGAGGGAGTGGACTATCAAAGCAACAGCATCAGGCTGGGGGTGGATGGGATGCTGCTTGAAGAATCCTTGGCTGCAGCCAGGGGCATCCATGTGGTTCAACACGGACAAAAGATCCAGATCGGGGTTCCTTTTGGGACAGAAGGGGGTTACAGGAAG AGTCTGGTGGTAAAGAACTCCTACAAAGAGACTTATATGATCTTCCTGCTGTACGAACACATCTTCTCAATGCTGTATGAAGATGGTAGTAGCATCGACACGAGACACCGCCTGCTAAGAAAGCTGGGCACGCCCCTGATCTGCCATATACCCTTCACTATTAACC AAACTGTTGCTGACAACCAGGTGTTTAGCGTCTACCTGGGAAATATCCCAGTTGATGTCGTACTAGAGGACCTCTGGATCAATGGGAAGCAGCTACAGATGTCTGAAAAACTCGGCTACAGCATCAAATATTCTGTCCACAACAATGGCAGCAAAGCTTATCAGCTCCAGCTGCCTTTCAAAGACTCGGTTGTCCAACAGATG TACCTGGGTGAAGGTGTGGTGCAATACTCCATAGATATAAACTTCACTTTAACCATCATGCCTCAGAGGGAGTCGTACTACCACCAAACCACCATCACAGCACGGGTCTTCAACGCCt AG